The following proteins are encoded in a genomic region of Acidobacteriota bacterium:
- a CDS encoding SpoIIE family protein phosphatase — protein sequence MPRLIVRVSPSGGDSVAELNRSRITIGRSARNDLCVEDPFASRLHAEVRSRGDSFWLSDLGSANGTLLNDVRMTVPVMLKDGDVIRIGETAIEFNDRADTTRTKGRTQILLADSYTPSETEVTIAGTVSNSQANLLTTIDSSHQTLIAQAIQQPISQPSAQIITQQDDTLALISRVSVTLLTPLSLDDTLSQVLDCVFQAIRADRGYVMLLETPEGKKNEPAKIGAAELVCKAQKTSGGDNSTEVSLSRSITEQVLQQRKALLTSDAQHDPRFAANQSIMLGGIRSIMAVPLAIEERVLGMVYVDSPLHSNRFTKRDLELLTLIAGVAAIRIENVRLLDVQAEQKRLANELAVASEIQLRLHPAAPPAINGYDLMGVSFPCYEVGGDYYDFIQKRDGRIVIALGDVSGKGTGAALLMSSIHAAVRAQCTTRLAPSEIVTEINQYIYDNTPSNRYVTLFYSELDPRTHQLTYINGGHNSPLLVRTSGEITTLDIGGFPVGITPFGDYHEGMAHLEPGDVLVIYSDGVTESQDEAGEEFGEARLIEIVQRNRGRTAAGLRDRIDDALQKFVGKAKSVDDLTLVILKRKSLE from the coding sequence ATGCCGCGTCTGATCGTCAGAGTTTCCCCTTCGGGCGGGGATTCAGTCGCCGAATTGAATCGCTCGCGCATCACGATTGGCCGTTCTGCGCGCAACGATCTCTGTGTCGAAGACCCTTTCGCCTCGCGCCTGCACGCCGAAGTGCGCAGCCGGGGCGACAGCTTCTGGCTCAGCGATCTGGGTAGCGCCAACGGCACCTTGCTCAATGATGTACGCATGACGGTGCCGGTGATGTTGAAAGACGGTGACGTGATTCGCATCGGCGAGACCGCCATCGAATTCAATGATCGCGCCGACACCACGCGCACCAAGGGGCGCACGCAAATTCTGTTGGCCGACAGTTACACTCCATCGGAAACCGAAGTCACCATCGCGGGCACGGTCAGCAATTCGCAAGCCAATCTGCTGACCACGATTGACAGCAGCCATCAGACGCTGATTGCGCAAGCCATTCAGCAACCGATTAGCCAACCTAGCGCCCAGATCATCACGCAGCAGGACGACACCCTCGCGCTCATCAGCCGCGTCAGTGTGACCTTGCTCACGCCGCTCTCGCTGGACGATACCTTGTCGCAAGTGCTGGATTGCGTCTTTCAGGCGATTCGGGCCGACCGGGGCTACGTGATGTTGCTGGAAACGCCAGAAGGCAAAAAGAATGAGCCGGCCAAAATTGGCGCGGCAGAGTTGGTCTGCAAAGCGCAAAAAACAAGCGGCGGCGATAACAGCACCGAGGTTTCGTTGAGCCGCTCGATTACCGAGCAGGTTTTGCAACAACGCAAAGCGCTGCTGACCTCCGACGCGCAACACGATCCGCGCTTTGCCGCCAATCAATCCATCATGCTCGGCGGCATCCGTTCGATCATGGCTGTCCCGCTCGCCATCGAAGAGCGCGTCTTGGGGATGGTTTACGTGGACAGCCCGCTGCACAGCAATCGTTTTACCAAACGCGATTTGGAATTGCTGACGCTGATTGCCGGGGTCGCGGCCATCCGCATCGAGAACGTGCGCCTGCTGGATGTGCAAGCCGAACAGAAGCGTTTGGCCAATGAACTGGCGGTCGCCAGTGAAATTCAGTTGCGGCTGCACCCGGCAGCGCCGCCCGCCATCAACGGCTATGATTTGATGGGCGTCAGTTTCCCTTGTTACGAAGTCGGCGGCGATTATTACGACTTTATCCAGAAACGCGACGGGCGCATCGTGATTGCACTGGGCGATGTTTCGGGCAAAGGCACGGGCGCGGCGCTCTTGATGTCTTCAATCCACGCGGCGGTGCGCGCGCAATGCACGACGCGGCTGGCGCCGAGCGAAATCGTCACCGAGATCAACCAATACATTTACGACAACACGCCCTCGAATCGTTATGTCACGCTGTTTTACAGCGAACTCGATCCGCGCACGCATCAACTGACTTACATCAACGGCGGTCATAATTCGCCGTTATTGGTACGCACAAGCGGCGAAATCACCACGCTCGACATCGGCGGCTTCCCGGTCGGCATCACGCCCTTTGGTGATTATCACGAAGGCATGGCGCACCTCGAACCCGGTGATGTGCTGGTGATCTATTCCGATGGCGTGACCGAAAGCCAGGACGAAGCGGGCGAAGAATTCGGCGAGGCGCGTTTGATCGAGATCGTGCAACGCAATCGTGGTCGCACCGCCGCTGGCTTGCGCGACCGCATTGACGATGCGCTGCAAAAATTCGTGGGCAAAGCCAAGAGCGTAGACGATCTGACGCTCGTGATTTTGAAGCGGAAGAGCCTTGAATGA